A single window of Liolophura sinensis isolate JHLJ2023 chromosome 6, CUHK_Ljap_v2, whole genome shotgun sequence DNA harbors:
- the LOC135468341 gene encoding uncharacterized protein LOC135468341, whose product MFSRMFILLLAVSPAFCFGETEDVSDKSHKDLEELAEFAVGEIYGKTDGRLPPVRVVDVQKQIVAGVNYFFTLQITFPDKSVHVCEATIHTQPWKQTRELLKSDCPSMIDTLNIGKVVQQLSLSPSDPEVERAAKFAVERLNHQSKCFKDARLELINKALETEDVITMDLTVCEWPFSSYHFEKRIPYPCALQENLHDCHVAVDTKDGAPVKLVGDFHCSGC is encoded by the exons ATGTTTTCTCGGATGTTCATTCTTCTCTTGGCTGTTAGCCCCGCATTCTGTTTCGGAGAAACTGAGGATGTCTCGGACAAATCTCACAAGGATTTAGAGGAGCTGGCGGAATTCGCTGTGGGTGAAATCTATGGGAAGACGGACGGTCGGTTACCCCCGGTGAGGGTGGTAGACGTACAGAAACAG ATTGTAGCAGGGGTCAACTATTTCTTCACGCTGCAGATAACGTTTCCGGACAAGTCT GTGCACGTGTGTGAGGCTACCATTCACACGCAGCCGTGGAAACAGACCCGGGAGCTGCTCAAATCTGACTGTCCCTCTATGATTGACACCCTAAACATAGGCAAGGTTGTTCAACAACTCTCGCTGTCTCCATCTGATCCGGAAGTGGAGAGAGCGGCCAAATTTGCTGTGGAACGGTTAAATCATcagtcaaaatgtttcaaagacGCTCGTCTTGAGCTTATCAACAAGGCTTTG GAAACTGAAGACGTCATCACGATGGATCTGACAGTCTGCGAATGGCCATTTTCGTCTTATCATTTTGAGAAAAGAATACCGTACCCGTGTGCCCTTCAGGAAAAC CTCCATGACTGTCACGTGGCGGTGGACACGAAGGACGGGGCTCCTGTCAAACTGGTTGGAGATTTCCACTGTAGTGGATGTTGA